The following coding sequences are from one Alosa alosa isolate M-15738 ecotype Scorff River chromosome 3, AALO_Geno_1.1, whole genome shotgun sequence window:
- the phgdh gene encoding D-3-phosphoglycerate dehydrogenase, translating into MAPVLIKRILISESVDACCKKILQENGIEVTEKQNMSKDELIADIKNYDGLVVRSATKVTAEVINAASNLKIIGRAGTGVDNVDVEAATKNGIIVMNTPSGNTISAAELTCALIMSLSRHVPQADMSMKAGRWDRKKFMGAELYGKVLGIVGLGRIGKEVASRMQSFGMRTIGYDPITPVEVSASWGVEQMSLEQLWPQCDYITVHTPLMPSTTGLLNDESFAKCKKGVKVVNCARGGIIDEAALLRALESGQCGGAGLDVFVEEPPKERALVNHPNVVSCPHLGASTKEAQARCGQDIALQMVDMVKGKALVGAVNAQVLASTFSPESHQWIRLGEAMGAVLRACTSSKQPYSQVQITTTGNCLKKSTGFLSSAVVVGLLTDSSSGGPNLVNALTLAKETGLEVAMKHDDGAGGAACVVEVCVNGTRSKAQGSVQADAPVLEELEGSPFRQPVPLAGHLLFFKAAASPQLLPSITGALAAAGVEMELFSAPTARDGEQWYCVGISSLMGDLGALKAW; encoded by the exons ATGGCCCCGGTATTAATCAAACGCATTTTAATCAGTGAAAGTGTGGACGCTTGTTGCAAAAAGATTCTGCAAGAAAATGGCATTGAAGTTACGGAGAAGCAGAACATGAGCAAGGATGAGTTGATTGCTGACATAAAG AACTACGACGGTCTAGTAGTGCGGTCTgccacaaaagtgacagccgaGGTAATCAATGCGGCAAGCAATCTCAAAATCATCGGGCGAGCAGGGACTGGAGTGGACAACGTGGATGTGGAGGCGGCCACCAAAAACGGCATCATTGTCATGAA CACCCCAAGTGGCAACACTATCAGTGCCGCTGAATTGACCTGCGCCCTTATCATGAGTCTCTCAAG GCATGTGCCACAAGCAGATATGTCAATGAAGGCTGGAAGGTGGGACCGTAAAAAG TTCATGGGCGCGGAGTTGTATGGAAAGGTACTGGGCATTGTCGGATTGGGCAGGATCGGGAAGGAGGTGGCCAGCAGAATGCAGTCTTTCGGGATGAGG ACGATTGGCTACGACCCCATCACCCCCGTGGAAGTGTCCGCCTCCTGGGGGGTGGAGCAGATGTCTCTGGAGCAGTTGTGGCCCCAGTGTGATTACATCACAGTGCACACCCCGCTCATGCCCTCCACCACAG GGCTTCTGAACGATGAGTCGTTTGCCAAGTGCAAGAAGGGAGTGAAGGTGGTGAACTGTGCTCGGGGTGGCATCATTGACGAGGCGGCCCTGCTCCGCGCCCTGGAGTCTGGGCAGTGTGGGGGTGCCGGCCTGGATGTGTTTgtggag GAGCCTCCAAAAGAACGCGCGCTGGTGAACCACCCTAACGTGGTCAGCTGCCCCCATCTGGGCGCCAGCACCAAGGAGGCCCAGGCGCGCTGTGGGCAGGACATCGCCCTGCAGATGGTGGACATGGTGAAGGGCAAAGCTCTGGTGGGAGCG GTGAATGCCCAGGTTTTGGCCAGTACATTCTCCCCTGAGTCTCACCAGTGGATCAGGCTTGGAGAGGCTATGGGTGCAGTGCTGAGGGCATGCACCTCCTCAAAGCAGCCCTACAGCCAAGTGCAAATCACCACCACAGGTAA CTGCCTAAAGAAGTCCACTGGTTTCCTCAGCTCAGCGGTTGTGGTCGGGCTTCTGACCGACAGCTCAAGTGGTGGTCCTAACCTGGTGAACGCACTGACCCTGGCCAAGGAGACGGGCCTTGAG GTGGCCATGAAGCACGATGACGGCGCGGGCGGCGCGGCgtgtgtggtggaggtgtgtgtgaacgGCACGCGCAGCAAGGCCCAGGGCTCGGTGCAGGCCGACGCTCCGGtcctggaggagctggagggcAGCCCGTTCAGGCAGCCCGTCCCCCTGGCTGGACACCTGCTCTTCTTCAAGGCCGCCGCCTCGCCCCAGCTCCTGCCCTCCATCACAG GTGCCTTGGCAGCAGCAGGTGTGGAAATGGAGTTGTTTAGCGCCCCCACTGCCCGTGATGGTGAGCAGTGGTACTGCGTGGGGATTTCCTCCTTGATGGGAGATCTTGGCGCTCTCAAGGCCTGGTGA
- the cfap210 gene encoding protein CFAP210, with protein MSTASASVVRYGRRKGSSKNIHAQEMKTEPMPQPDLRQVTILPKSEWLRIQDSLNHVNKYNESLKEAAKQREAMHQCSKEVVKFWSNTIAGQRQKKLEAKKIREEVEEEERKRLDLEEAMYQAEKRKEAIERAKAQQYYQTDRVKGFHSALLLTEVLKEREAQLELKRRIREASRDKDKEVMITLKHRDEQALQQEMEKELKRRQESEVTVKGLLQQIKEHELTKEEQMKEDKRQGDELKRLKELYDQEQAMLEEKRLEEKRNLLKSHNEYMCNRDMLKAVETQKQQIEEEKCQMFANAKLRMMKLRKEREAERLREKQKVREEFIARLAAHQEEQKINEEELIAKAIEEKDAREARQLMEKEKKRDAMLQSIAAHRDTARQEQEEKEREERQKALDLLMAKKEADRIFLEKQHMKAARMKEDSQTLQKIYIHQMAEKRAREQKLTKDLQTFEITNGLLVSEEERQFQQYAKRIIATAKEAGRDPGLLQRAAREGIGGGLGPIFGGVRPSYLVQDDTGVQMPSYVGAASQDIKELNETTDIQKAKKRLGFTW; from the exons ATGTCAACAGCATCAGCTTCTGTGGTCCGGTACGGTCGGCGAAAGGGCTCCTCGAAAAACA TTCATGCACAAGAGATGAAAACTGAACCGATGCCACAGCCGGATCTACGCCAAGTCACTATCCTGCCGAAGTCAGAGTGGCTTCGTATTCAAGACAGTTTGAACCATGTAAACAAATATAATGAAAGTCTCAAGGAGGCTGCCAAGCAAAGAGAAGCCATGCATCAATGCTCCAAAGAAGTGGTGAAATTCTGGTCCAATACCATTGCT GgtcaaagacaaaaaaagctGGAGGCCAAGAAGATTAGAGaagaggtggaagaggaggagcgaAAAAGACTAGACCTGGAAGAGGCCATGTACCAGGCCGAGAAACGGAAAGAAGCCATTGAAAGAGCAAAAGCTCAGCAATACTACCAGACCGATCGAGTTAAAGGATTTCAT AGTGCTTTGCTCTTGACGGAAGtcctgaaggagagagaggctcAGCTTGAGCTGAAGAGACGTATCCGTGAGGCCTCCCGCGACAAGGACAAAGAGGTCATGATCACACTGAAGCATCGGGATGAGCAGGCCTTGCAgcaggagatggagaaggagctgAAGAGGAGGCAGGAGAGCGAAGTTACTGTCAAAGGGCTGCTACAGCA AATAAAAGAGCATGAGCTTACCAAGGAGGAACAAATGAAGGAGGATAAAAGACAAGGAGACGAGTTGAAGCGTCTCAAGGAGCTCTACGACCAGGAGCAGGCCATGCTGGAGGAGAAAAGactagaagagaagagaaacttGTTGAAGTCCCACAAT GAGTACATGTGCAACAGAGACATGCTCAAAGCTGTGGAGACTCAGAAGCAGCAGATTGAGGAGGAGAAATGCCAGATGTTTGCCAATGCCAAGCTCAGGATGATGAAGCTGAGGAAGGAAAGGGAAGCAGAGAGGCTCAG GGAGAAGCAGAAGGTCAGAGAAGAGTTCATTGCACGGCTGGCCGCCCATCAGGAGGAGCAGAAGATCAATGAGGAGGAGCTCATAGCCAAGGCCATAGAGGAGAAGGATGCACGGGAGGCCCGTCAgctgatggagaaagagaagaagagggatGCCATGCTCCAGTCCATTGCTGCTCACCGGGACACCGCG CGCCAAgaacaggaagagaaagagagagaagagaggcagaAAGCTTTGGATTTGCTCATGGCTAAGAAAGAGGCCGACCGGATCTTCCTGGAGAAACAGCATATGAAGGCCGCAAGAATGAAGGAGGACAGTCAAACTCTCCAAAAGATTTACATCCATCAGATG GCAGAGAAACGAGCCAGAGAGCAAAAGCTGACGAAGGACCTGCAGACGTTTGAGATAACCAACGGCCTGTTGGTGtctgaggaggagagacagtTCCAACAGTACGCCAAGCGCATCATCGCCACGGCCAAGGAGGCCGGGCGTGACCCTGGCCTGCTCCAGAGGGCGGCACGAGAGGGCATCGGGGGAGGGCTGGGCCCCATCTTTGGTGGGGTACGACCCAGCTACCTGGTTCAGGACGACACCGGTGTTCAGATGCCCAGTTACGTCGGCGCTGCTTCCCAAGATATCAAAGAGCTGAACGAGACGACTGACATCCAGAAAGCGAAGAAACGCCTGGGATTCACATGGTGA
- the mettl5 gene encoding rRNA N6-adenosine-methyltransferase METTL5: MKLKELESCLQQVDVFEKPKILLEQYPTSPHIAGCMLYTIHNTFDDIKGKLVADLGCGCGVLSIGAAVLDAGLCVGFEIDEDAVDIFKGNVEEFELSNMDVVQCDVCSLETMSFAKKFDTVIMNPPFGTKHNQGIDMKFLKTAITMAKTAVYSLHKTATREHIQKKANDWNVKMEVIAELRYDLPASYKFHKKKSVDIQVDFIRFSLK; the protein is encoded by the exons ATGAAATTGAAAGAGCTAGAAAGTTGCCTCCAGCAAGTGGACGTGTTCGAGAAACCAAAAATTCTACTTGAACAGTATCCAACAAGCCCTCACATAGCAG gcTGCATGCTTTACACCATCCATAACACATTTGATGACATTAAGGGTAAGCTGGTTGCAGATTTGGGTTGTGGATGTGGAGTCCTCAGTATTGGAGCTGCAGTGCTTGATGCAGG GTTATGTGTTGGTTTCGAAATTGACGAAGACGCAGTGGACATATTCAAAGGAAATGTTGAAGAGTTTGAACTCTCAAACATGGATGTGGTCCAGTGCGATGTATGTTCTcttgaaacaatgtcatttgcAAAAAAATTTGATACAGTCATTATGAATCCTCCTTTTGGCACAAAACATAATCAAG GTATTGACATGAAGTTTTTGAAGACTGCAATAACCATGGCAAAAACAGCTGTGTATTCTCTTCACAAAACGGCAACACGGGAA CATATACAGAAAAAGGCCAATGACTGGAATGTGAAAATGGAAGTAATAGCAG AGCTAAGATATGACTTGCCTGCATCATACAAGTTCCATAAAAAGAAATCT GTTGATATTCAGGTGGACTTCATCAGATTCTCACTGAAATGA
- the klhl23 gene encoding kelch-like protein 23 has translation MSMGGIPGAHPLKKVPMSSKGQESYTYEFCDTTHPTELLDTLREFYTCGLFTDIALTCASGQVYRCHKAVLSARSSYFRVMFTLDMRERSNELINLPGVDGDILDALITYVYTSRVTITQNNVQSLLEASDLLQFSAVKRACEEFLIRLLDVDNCLGMHSLAELHVCVALEREARRVMLSRFEELIQQDEFLEADQKKLTTVLAAENLNAWREELLLEAVVRWVAHDPRSRLDCTQELLRCVHLELDETRFGGALDAGHRAVELGSEEKLRALILHSLKASSKGFALGCKKLASSMYIVGGYYWHPLYEVHIWDPISDTWVQGKDMPDYGRESYSISLLGPNIYVTGGYRTETIEALDTVWIYNVDGDEWAEGCPMITPRYYHCSVTVRGCIYAMGGYRGGAPAREAEFYDPLKKEWFPVADMIQGVGNATACVLNDRIYVTGGHYGYRGTCTYEKIQMYRPDINEWSIATICPHPEYGLCSVSLDNKLYLVGGQTTITDCYDPERDEWRQMSVMKERRMECGAAIINGCIYVTGGYSYSKGTYLQSVEKYDPELDTWAIVGNLPTATRSHGCVCFYGV, from the exons ATGTCTATGGGAGGGATACCTGGCGCACATCCACTAAAAAAG GTGCCAATGTCATCAAAAGGTCAGGAAAGTTACACCTATGAATTCTGTGACACCACTCACCCAACGGAACTCCTGGACACGCTCCGGGAATTCTACACCTGCGGACTTTTCACCGACATAGCGCTCACGTGCGCCTCCGGTCAAGTTTACCGCTGCCACAAAGCCGTCCTGTCCGCACGCAGTTCTTACTTCCGAGTCATGTTCACGCTTGACATGCGGGAACGCTCGAACGAGCTCATCAACCTGCCTGGTGTAGACGGTGACATCCTCGACGCTCTCATCACCTACGTATACACATCCAGAGTTACCATAACCCAAAATAACGTCCAGAGCCTCCTAGAAGCATCAGACTTGCTGCAGTTCTCCGCGGTCAAGAGGGCCTGTGAGGAGTTCCTTATCCGGCTGCTGGATGTGGACAACTGCCTGGGCATGCACTCCTTAGCAGAGCTCCACGTGTGCGTGGCCCTGGAGAGGGAGGCGCGCAGGGTGATGCTCAGCCGCTTTGAGGAGCTCATCCAACAGGACGAGTTCTTAGAGGCCGACCAGAAGAAGCTCACCACCGTCCTGGCCGCCGAGAACCTCAACGCCTGGCGGGAGGAGCTACTGCTGGAGGCAGTGGTCAGGTGGGTCGCCCATGACCCAAGGTCTCGCCTGGATTGCACCCAAGAACTACTCCGCTGTGTTCACCTGGAGCTTGACGAGACACGCTTCGGCGGCGCGCTGGACGCTGGTCACAGGGCCGTGGAGCTGGGCAGCGAGGAAAAACTCCGCGCCCTGATCCTCCACTCCCTCAAAGCCAGCAGCAAGGGGTTTGCCCTTGGCTGCAAGAAACTAGCCTCCAGTATGTACATCGTAGGTGGCTACTACTGGCATCCACTCTACGAGGTCCACATATGGGACCCCATCTCTGACACCTGGGTTCAGGGCAAAGACATGCCTGACTATGGCAGAGAGAGCTACAGCATCTCACTGCTGGGCCCAAACATCTATGTGACTGGAGGCTACAGAACAGAGACCATAGAGGCCCTGGACACTGTGTGGATCTACAATGTGGATGGCGATGAGTGGGCAGAGGGCTGCCCCATGATCACGCCCAGATACTACCACTGCTCGGTGACTGTGCGGGGGTGCATATATGCCATGGGGGGGTACAGGGGTGGGGCCCCTGCACGGGAGGCAGAATTTTACGATCCACTGAAAAAGGAATGGTTCCCAGTGGCAGACATGATACAAG GAGTTGGAAATGCCACAGCTTGTGTTTTGAATGACCGGATCTATGTGACTGGTGGTCACTATGGCTACAGAGGAACTTGTACATATGAAAAAATTCAGATGTACAGACCAGACATCAATGAATGGAGCATTGCAACCATTTGTCCTCATCCTG AGTATGGGCTGTGCTCGGTGTCCCTGGACAACAAGCTGTACCTGGTGGGAGGCCAGACGACCATCACCGACTGCTACGACCCTGAGCGGGACGAGTGGCGGCAGATGTCCGTGATGAAGGAGAGGCGGATGGAGTGTGGCGCCGCCATCATCAACGGCTGTATCTACGTGACGGGTGGCTACTCGTACTCAAAGGGCACGTACCTGCAGAGCGTCGAGAAGTACGACCCCGAGCTGGACACCTGGGCTATCGTGGGCAACCTCCCCACTGCCACCAGGTCTCACGGCTGTGTCTGTTTCTATGGCGTTTAA